One region of Xyrauchen texanus isolate HMW12.3.18 chromosome 11, RBS_HiC_50CHRs, whole genome shotgun sequence genomic DNA includes:
- the LOC127651763 gene encoding uncharacterized protein LOC127651763, producing the protein MDIFTSSSSSSSEDEFIIALLNEERKRKRKRRRYWVHPTLERRGEHGGFHRLIGELKLHHENFHQYFRMSVSEFECLLQLVAPSLTRSETKLRKPIDPEQRLAVCLRFLSTGDSYNTIASSFLLGISTVAGIVGKTCDAIWQCLKNEYMPEPTEEMWRSTARRFQDKLDFPNCLGAMNGKQILIQAPANSGSYKGKFSVVLLALVDADCRFLAVDVGSYGSNSDGDVFSHSELGKALRDGTFNVPPPTELPGAPELGKVNHVLVVDKAFPLKAYLLRPYPGRHPPLDKILFNYRLSRVRLISENCFSNLSQRFRVFQRRLQFSPSVVESVVKAACILSNYLQSSEPSQDEPPVEDSCVSKGMLQALRCWQGNRSTAEAQNTRDTFKNYFNSPAGQAQEHVHSGLEAD; encoded by the exons ATGGATATATTtacaagcagcagcagcagcagcagtgaggATGAGTTTATTATTGCTCTGCTCAAtgaggaaaggaaaagaaaaagaaaaaggcgGCGATACTGGGTACACCCCACTCTTGAGAGAAGAGGTGAACATGGGGGGTTTCATAGACTGATTGGGGAGTTGAAGTTGCATCATGAGAATTTTCATCAGTACTTCAGGATGTCTGTGAGTGAATTTGAGTGTTTGCTTCAGCTGGTGGCACCTTCGTTGACACGATCTGAAACAAAATTGCGCAAACCAATCGACCCCGAGCAGCGTTTGGCTGTTTGTTTACG TTTCCTAAGTACTGGAGACTCATACAATACAATTGCATCCAGCTTTCTACTAGGCATCTCAACTGTAGCAGGGATAGTTGGCAAGACCTGTGATGCAATTTGGCAGTGTCTCAAGAACGAATACATGCCAGAGCCCACAGAAGAGATGTGGAGGAGCACTGCCAGGAGGTTCCAAGACAAATTGGACTTCCCAAATTGTTTGGGAGCTATGAATGGTAAACAAATTCTTATTCAGGCCCCTGCAAATTCTGGTTCCTATAAAGGAAAGTTTTCGGTGGTTTTGCTGGCCCTAGTAGATGCAGATTGCCGCTTCCTAGCAGTTGATGTCGGAAGCTATGGGAGCAACAGTGATGGGGATGTCTTCTCCCATTCAGAGCTTGGAAAAGCACTCAGAGATGGAACTTTTAATGTTCCTCCACCAACAGAGCTTCCAGGTGCTCCTGAGCTGGGAAAAGTGAACCACGTATTAGTGGTGGATAAAGCTTTCCCACTGAAGGCGTACCTTCTCCGGCCATACCCTGGACGACACCCCCCACTGGACAAGATACTTTTTAACTATCGCTTGTCTCGAGTACGACTCATTTCTGAAAATTGCTTTAGCAATCTCAGTCAGCGGTTCAGAGTTTTCCAGCGCCGTTTACAGTTCAGCCCCTCTGTTGTGGAGTCTGTAGTGAAAGCTGCATGTATCCTCAGCAATTACTTGCAGTCATCTGAACCCTCACAAGATGAGCCCCCAGTGGAGGACAGCTGTGTTAGCAAGGGCATGCTACAAGCGCTCAGATGTTGGCAGGGAAATCGGTCAACTGCCGAGGCCCAAAACACTCGAGACACtttcaaaaattatttcaattctCCTGCTGGACAAGCCCAAGAACATGTACACAGCGGTCTGGAGGCtgattag